From the genome of Bacteroides sp. MSB163, one region includes:
- a CDS encoding head fiber protein, with protein sequence MSAGFKYDLVPPVEQEERYDVQTGIRRRGPFKLDTQNLVVGSFLPGFTPICADLKNKFAYAVINVEVVEAYATGDTALSIKVAKNSLAYTGMFIGSGTKGAEVTAIDKTNKVYDVLTIKAAFGEDIARGVVLFEAVAVDGLKQKHVANSALYNRTKVEDGITLVSLLRTAAEIEPSKLVMPFSENDKANTKGWFEFNE encoded by the coding sequence ATGTCAGCAGGATTTAAGTATGACTTGGTTCCGCCTGTTGAGCAAGAGGAACGTTACGATGTCCAGACAGGCATCCGTAGACGTGGCCCGTTCAAGCTCGACACGCAGAACCTTGTAGTGGGAAGTTTTCTTCCTGGATTTACACCGATTTGTGCGGACTTGAAAAACAAGTTCGCTTATGCGGTAATCAATGTGGAAGTAGTGGAAGCATACGCAACCGGTGATACTGCATTGTCCATTAAGGTAGCCAAGAACTCTTTGGCATACACGGGTATGTTCATCGGAAGCGGTACGAAAGGTGCGGAAGTAACGGCTATTGACAAGACCAACAAAGTGTATGATGTATTGACTATCAAGGCTGCTTTTGGTGAGGACATAGCCAGAGGTGTGGTACTCTTTGAGGCGGTTGCGGTTGATGGTTTGAAGCAGAAGCACGTGGCAAATTCGGCTCTGTACAACCGGACAAAGGTTGAGGATGGAATCACACTGGTTTCATTGCTTCGTACAGCCGCAGAAATTGAGCCTTCAAAATTGGTTATGCCGTTCTCCGAGAACGATAAAGCCAACACGAAGGGATGGTTTGAATTTAACGAGTAA
- a CDS encoding helix-turn-helix domain-containing protein: protein MNKVTKEQYEFALARVEELLPLVDDNTPSNDKNAVELTVMSDIVIAYEKEHYPIEKPTVAELIELSLEEKGMSQRQLAGEIGISPSRVNDYLSGRSEPTLKIARLLCRVLNIPPAAMLGF, encoded by the coding sequence ATGAATAAAGTAACGAAAGAACAATATGAATTTGCTTTGGCGAGAGTGGAAGAACTTCTGCCATTGGTTGATGACAATACGCCTTCAAATGATAAGAATGCGGTGGAACTCACAGTTATGTCCGACATTGTGATAGCATACGAAAAAGAACATTATCCGATAGAAAAACCGACCGTTGCGGAATTAATAGAGCTATCCCTTGAAGAGAAAGGAATGAGCCAGAGGCAACTTGCCGGTGAAATAGGAATAAGTCCTTCACGAGTTAATGATTATCTTTCTGGACGTTCGGAACCTACTTTGAAGATTGCAAGGCTACTTTGCCGGGTGTTGAATATTCCTCCGGCTGCGATGTTGGGTTTCTGA
- a CDS encoding type II toxin-antitoxin system HigB family toxin has translation MRIVSHKKLKDFYETKGYEDSRIALERWYDIAEKAEWKNLSDIKVDFLSVDYVGNQHYVFNIRGNNYRLVVVVKFTIGYVFIRWVGTHKDYDKIDCSTI, from the coding sequence ATGAGAATAGTATCGCATAAGAAGCTAAAAGATTTCTACGAGACGAAAGGTTATGAAGATTCACGCATTGCCTTAGAACGTTGGTATGATATAGCGGAAAAAGCTGAATGGAAGAATCTATCAGACATTAAAGTGGATTTTCTTTCAGTTGATTATGTAGGTAACCAACACTATGTATTCAATATCAGAGGCAACAACTATCGGTTGGTTGTCGTTGTTAAGTTTACAATTGGGTACGTCTTCATTCGCTGGGTTGGTACTCATAAAGATTATGATAAAATAGATTGTTCAACCATTTAA
- a CDS encoding helix-turn-helix transcriptional regulator gives MDLRVKEVCKEKGVTLAEVASKIGVAQASLSKMLGGNPTIGTLEKIADALGVPVTELFEKSNTGDIVGFVKVGDTVHEVKSVEDVKNLAGKL, from the coding sequence ATGGATTTACGAGTGAAGGAAGTATGCAAAGAGAAAGGAGTAACTCTTGCAGAGGTAGCATCTAAAATAGGTGTGGCTCAAGCAAGCCTTTCTAAAATGTTGGGAGGTAACCCTACTATTGGTACATTGGAAAAGATTGCCGATGCTTTGGGTGTTCCAGTAACTGAACTATTTGAAAAGTCAAACACTGGAGATATAGTAGGCTTCGTAAAAGTAGGCGATACTGTGCATGAAGTAAAGTCTGTGGAGGATGTGAAGAATTTAGCAGGAAAATTGTAA
- a CDS encoding SH3 beta-barrel fold-containing protein — translation MSTKFRSQMKEVMQMAWSFVRKNGYSMSEALKCAWANLKLKAALKVKVVEFYFKKTDGTLRQAFGTLKENLIGEVKGTGRKLNDNLQVYWDTEKEEYRCFKKCNLIKIA, via the coding sequence ATGAGCACAAAATTTAGAAGTCAGATGAAAGAGGTTATGCAAATGGCATGGTCTTTTGTTCGCAAGAACGGTTATTCAATGAGTGAAGCGTTGAAATGCGCTTGGGCTAATTTGAAGCTGAAAGCGGCTTTGAAAGTAAAGGTAGTAGAGTTTTATTTCAAAAAGACCGATGGCACGCTACGTCAAGCCTTTGGCACTCTCAAAGAGAATCTTATCGGTGAGGTAAAAGGTACAGGCAGAAAACTGAATGATAATTTGCAAGTGTACTGGGACACTGAAAAAGAAGAGTATAGATGTTTCAAGAAGTGCAACCTTATAAAGATAGCTTGA
- a CDS encoding NUMOD4 domain-containing protein, whose protein sequence is MDEIWKDIEGYEGDYQVSNLGRVKSLPKKCWNGKGSWFRDGCILIPIKSKKGYLNIWCRKRIFKVHRLVANAFIPNPQNLPQVNHIDGDKTNNCVANLEWVTDGENLLHAYRVLGRKQKTGKNHHNSRAVLQLKDGKIINSFDSLNEATRATGAHHSGISMCCSGKIKKHKGYQWRYKEE, encoded by the coding sequence ATGGACGAAATTTGGAAAGACATTGAAGGGTACGAAGGCGATTATCAAGTATCAAATTTAGGTAGGGTAAAATCCTTGCCAAAGAAATGCTGGAACGGTAAAGGATCTTGGTTTAGAGATGGATGCATTTTAATACCCATAAAAAGCAAAAAGGGGTATTTGAATATATGGTGCAGAAAGCGCATATTTAAAGTTCATCGCTTGGTCGCAAATGCTTTTATACCTAATCCGCAAAACCTACCACAAGTAAACCACATAGACGGTGATAAAACCAATAATTGCGTTGCCAATCTTGAATGGGTTACTGATGGTGAAAACTTACTACACGCATATAGGGTTCTTGGTAGAAAGCAAAAGACTGGCAAAAACCACCATAATTCACGAGCTGTTTTACAATTAAAAGACGGCAAAATTATAAATTCATTTGATAGTTTGAATGAAGCGACACGCGCAACTGGTGCGCACCATTCGGGCATTTCAATGTGCTGTAGTGGAAAAATTAAAAAGCACAAGGGCTATCAATGGAGATACAAAGAGGAGTGA
- a CDS encoding phage portal protein has protein sequence MPLSLEEILALPDIGQKISYLKKGRKTELPDRCKLWDDWNPERHEIMVDKEKYPDRKVLEKEAEKVFNEKTGKTYEIEAQYKTEPVNRISIPLEQDIVNIQTAFTVGTEPSMDCTPTDDDEKKLLDAVKAVFKSNKIKYQNKKIVRAWLSEQEVAEYWYVTDDDSFWAKFWKKVKTSFGGTVKPTKKLKSVIWSPFRGDKLYPFFNDEGKMIAFSREYKKKLMDDSEVTCFMTITDKAVYQWDLAKGYEERTSFAHGFPKLPVIYAYRPEEYCKKIKTFRVRLEKLLSNYADCIDYHFFPLLKLIGDVEGFMGKIKDRMVKLTGEGADAQYLTWNQANDTVKFEVGTLFEKAYSMTNTPQISFEKLSGAGNALSGVAFDYVFLSTHLQVQNHAEVIGEFLQRRVNFLVSALGSINPSEFNKASETIDISTEVVPYRLDNLEDKVNVAVKAVSGGVWSQRHGVMFAGNIDRIEEEIAEIKEEQEERINAEMQKQSIKKGE, from the coding sequence ATGCCATTAAGTTTAGAAGAAATATTAGCGTTGCCCGATATCGGGCAGAAGATAAGCTATTTGAAGAAGGGTAGAAAGACCGAACTTCCTGACCGTTGTAAACTTTGGGACGATTGGAATCCAGAACGCCATGAAATCATGGTGGATAAAGAGAAGTACCCGGACAGAAAAGTTCTTGAAAAGGAAGCCGAGAAAGTTTTCAATGAGAAGACTGGCAAGACCTACGAAATCGAAGCACAATACAAGACCGAACCGGTAAACCGTATCTCTATTCCTTTGGAGCAGGACATCGTGAACATTCAAACGGCTTTTACTGTCGGCACCGAGCCGTCAATGGATTGCACTCCAACAGATGATGACGAAAAGAAACTGTTGGATGCTGTCAAAGCTGTATTTAAGTCCAACAAAATCAAATATCAGAACAAGAAGATTGTCCGTGCCTGGCTTTCCGAACAGGAAGTAGCCGAGTATTGGTATGTTACCGATGATGATTCGTTCTGGGCGAAGTTCTGGAAGAAAGTAAAGACTTCCTTCGGTGGAACGGTAAAGCCCACCAAGAAGCTGAAATCGGTTATCTGGTCGCCCTTCCGTGGGGATAAGCTCTATCCGTTCTTCAATGATGAAGGCAAAATGATTGCATTCTCCCGTGAGTACAAGAAGAAGCTCATGGATGATTCAGAGGTCACTTGCTTTATGACAATCACGGATAAGGCGGTTTATCAGTGGGATTTGGCTAAGGGATATGAAGAAAGAACGTCTTTCGCTCATGGATTCCCAAAATTGCCGGTTATCTATGCCTACCGGCCAGAGGAATACTGCAAGAAGATTAAGACCTTTCGTGTACGGCTTGAGAAGCTATTATCCAACTATGCCGATTGCATCGATTATCACTTTTTCCCTTTGCTGAAACTGATTGGCGATGTAGAAGGCTTCATGGGTAAGATTAAGGATAGGATGGTTAAACTCACAGGGGAAGGTGCAGATGCCCAATATCTGACGTGGAACCAAGCAAATGATACCGTAAAATTTGAGGTAGGAACCCTCTTTGAGAAAGCATATTCTATGACAAATACACCGCAAATCAGTTTTGAAAAGTTGAGCGGCGCTGGAAATGCCTTGTCGGGAGTGGCTTTCGATTACGTGTTTCTTTCAACACATTTGCAAGTTCAAAATCATGCCGAGGTGATAGGTGAATTTTTACAACGAAGAGTCAATTTCCTTGTTTCTGCTTTAGGCTCTATCAATCCATCTGAATTTAACAAAGCATCTGAAACGATAGATATTAGTACAGAGGTTGTTCCGTATCGCCTTGATAATTTAGAAGATAAAGTCAATGTAGCTGTAAAGGCTGTGTCAGGTGGTGTATGGTCGCAACGACATGGGGTAATGTTTGCTGGAAATATTGACCGCATCGAAGAAGAAATTGCAGAGATAAAAGAAGAACAAGAAGAAAGGATAAACGCTGAGATGCAGAAGCAAAGCATAAAGAAAGGGGAGTGA
- a CDS encoding PBSX family phage terminase large subunit: protein MIVPQEIYHPLYTDKEKFIILITGGRGSGKSFNASTFIERLTFEMTEAQKIVHQILYTRYTMVSAGMSIIPEMMEKIDLDGTTKYFKTTKTDIVNKMTKSRIMFRGIKTSSGNQTAKLKSIQGITTFVCDEAEEWTNEEEFDKIMLSIRKKGIQNRIIIIMNPCDSNHFIYKKYIENTHKLVEIDGVQVQISTHPNVLHIHTTYLDNLENLSPEFLKEVEDMKVSNPEKYAHVVIGRWADVAEGAVFKKWGIVKEFPRECKKVGIGQDFGFTNDPSAAVRCGIIDNRLYVDELFYETDMLSSAIANRLKPFSMKVFADSQDPRLIQEIKNRGVNIYPVDKFPGSIKAGIDKIKDMEFFVTERSYNLITELRKYVWDKDKDGNYINEPVDEYNHLMDAIRYYVLGCLLGRILKPKDLTGIFTH from the coding sequence ATGATAGTACCTCAAGAAATTTATCACCCTCTGTACACCGATAAGGAAAAATTCATAATTCTTATCACCGGTGGGCGTGGTTCGGGAAAATCTTTCAACGCTTCCACTTTCATTGAGCGGTTGACCTTTGAAATGACGGAAGCCCAGAAGATTGTTCATCAGATACTATACACCCGTTACACTATGGTTTCCGCTGGCATGTCTATTATTCCCGAAATGATGGAGAAGATAGACCTCGATGGAACTACTAAGTATTTCAAGACCACCAAGACGGATATAGTCAACAAGATGACCAAAAGCCGTATCATGTTCCGGGGTATTAAAACTTCTTCAGGTAATCAGACAGCGAAATTGAAATCTATTCAAGGTATTACCACTTTCGTCTGTGATGAAGCAGAGGAATGGACGAATGAAGAAGAGTTCGACAAGATAATGCTCTCCATTCGTAAGAAAGGTATTCAGAACCGGATTATCATTATCATGAACCCCTGCGATTCTAATCATTTCATATACAAGAAATACATTGAGAACACTCACAAGCTTGTAGAGATTGACGGCGTGCAGGTACAAATCTCCACGCACCCGAATGTACTTCATATCCATACTACCTATCTTGATAACTTGGAGAATCTTTCTCCAGAGTTTCTGAAGGAGGTTGAAGATATGAAGGTGAGCAATCCCGAAAAGTATGCTCATGTGGTTATCGGTCGCTGGGCTGACGTGGCGGAAGGTGCGGTGTTCAAGAAGTGGGGTATTGTGAAAGAGTTCCCACGGGAATGCAAAAAGGTAGGAATAGGGCAGGATTTCGGATTTACTAATGATCCTTCCGCTGCTGTAAGATGTGGCATCATTGATAACCGTTTGTATGTTGATGAACTTTTCTATGAAACGGATATGCTTTCGTCGGCTATTGCCAACAGGTTAAAGCCTTTCTCTATGAAAGTGTTTGCTGATTCACAAGATCCTCGATTAATTCAAGAGATAAAGAACAGAGGCGTGAATATCTATCCGGTAGATAAGTTTCCCGGCTCAATCAAAGCGGGTATTGATAAGATTAAAGACATGGAGTTCTTTGTAACAGAACGCTCTTACAATCTTATTACTGAACTTCGGAAATATGTTTGGGACAAAGATAAGGATGGAAACTACATCAATGAGCCAGTAGATGAATATAATCATTTGATGGATGCCATTAGATATTATGTATTGGGTTGTTTGCTTGGACGCATTTTGAAACCGAAAGATTTAACAGGAATATTCACACACTAA
- a CDS encoding ParB/RepB/Spo0J family partition protein — protein MELSKYIKSESVELNRSTIHFADYNPRKLSDESRKTLKRGIKKFGLVGGIVVNKRTGLTVVSGHQRLSVMDELQKFPDNDYRIRVDVIDVNEKQEKELNILMNNPNAQGIWDFDALARIVPDIDWKDAGLTDADLNMIGVDYLLQTEEENSIADALSNMMEPVIEQKEADKAAKQLERAEKVAHMKEVKQQVKENAQKQAENMDAYVMLSFDAYAAKAAFCERFGYEADVKFIKGEVFDEQVERID, from the coding sequence ATGGAACTATCAAAATACATAAAAAGTGAATCGGTGGAACTTAACCGTTCTACCATCCATTTTGCGGATTATAATCCCCGGAAACTTTCGGATGAATCTCGCAAAACATTAAAGCGTGGTATCAAGAAGTTTGGGTTAGTCGGGGGAATAGTCGTAAACAAGCGTACGGGGCTGACCGTGGTTAGCGGACACCAACGTTTATCTGTCATGGATGAATTACAGAAGTTCCCCGATAACGACTACCGTATTCGTGTCGATGTCATTGATGTGAATGAAAAGCAGGAAAAGGAGTTGAACATTCTAATGAACAACCCGAATGCACAAGGTATATGGGATTTTGACGCACTTGCCCGCATAGTTCCTGATATTGACTGGAAAGATGCAGGTCTGACCGATGCAGACTTAAACATGATTGGTGTTGACTACCTTCTACAAACAGAAGAAGAAAACTCCATCGCAGACGCTCTGTCTAACATGATGGAACCAGTAATCGAACAGAAAGAAGCCGATAAGGCCGCTAAGCAGTTGGAACGTGCTGAGAAGGTTGCCCACATGAAGGAAGTTAAGCAGCAGGTAAAGGAGAATGCACAGAAGCAAGCCGAGAATATGGATGCCTATGTGATGTTATCCTTTGATGCCTATGCAGCTAAAGCCGCCTTCTGTGAACGATTCGGCTATGAAGCGGATGTGAAATTCATTAAGGGAGAAGTTTTTGATGAACAAGTAGAAAGAATAGATTAA
- a CDS encoding phosphoadenosine phosphosulfate reductase family protein, whose protein sequence is MSKVEQANRYIDLIRVKSSEALLFLSLGKDSLVLLDLIYPKFDRIVCVFMYFVKGLEHINRWINWTKAKYPKIEFVQVPHWNLTYILRGGMYCVPNPKVKLLKLADVVKAMQLAHGVYYTFLGMKKADGMNRRLMLKGYEANSYENNGMVYPLADWTQKDILAYMRQHNLPEPIRYSLKASSGVGFNLDCMLWMEKNYPQDLQRIYRVFPMAERVLWEYHNQQK, encoded by the coding sequence ATGAGCAAAGTAGAGCAAGCGAACCGGTATATAGACCTCATTCGAGTAAAATCGAGTGAGGCTTTACTGTTTTTGTCCCTGGGTAAAGATTCGCTTGTTCTGCTTGATTTAATTTATCCAAAGTTTGATCGAATAGTTTGTGTATTCATGTATTTCGTTAAGGGTTTAGAGCACATAAACCGCTGGATAAACTGGACTAAAGCCAAATATCCAAAGATTGAGTTTGTACAAGTGCCTCATTGGAATCTTACCTACATTCTTAGAGGTGGCATGTACTGCGTACCTAATCCGAAAGTAAAGTTGCTGAAACTTGCTGATGTGGTAAAAGCTATGCAGCTTGCTCATGGTGTTTATTACACATTCTTGGGTATGAAAAAGGCTGATGGAATGAATAGGCGTTTGATGCTGAAAGGCTATGAAGCAAACAGTTACGAGAATAACGGTATGGTTTATCCTTTGGCTGACTGGACACAGAAAGATATTCTCGCTTATATGCGGCAACATAATTTGCCTGAACCGATTAGATATTCGTTGAAAGCAAGTTCAGGAGTTGGCTTCAACCTCGATTGTATGCTTTGGATGGAGAAGAATTACCCACAGGACTTACAGAGAATTTATAGAGTGTTTCCAATGGCTGAAAGAGTGCTTTGGGAGTATCATAATCAACAAAAGTAA
- a CDS encoding ASCH domain-containing protein produces the protein MNILTLSIKQKYFDEILAGKKTHEYREIRPTNAKKYITYLCGGKEYPADAELPEEGEVELKPIQYDAIKLLTGAYTGKRPYIVVEVKAAEAVILTDENGNDIIYEHQGEEYLAAQIDYTLGKILEKHID, from the coding sequence ATGAACATTTTGACGCTTAGTATTAAGCAAAAGTATTTTGATGAAATCTTGGCCGGTAAGAAAACTCACGAATACCGTGAAATCAGGCCTACCAACGCAAAGAAGTATATCACCTACCTTTGTGGTGGTAAAGAATATCCGGCTGATGCAGAATTACCTGAAGAAGGTGAAGTTGAGTTGAAGCCAATTCAGTATGATGCCATCAAACTTCTTACAGGTGCTTATACAGGCAAACGCCCTTATATCGTTGTTGAGGTAAAGGCGGCAGAAGCGGTTATCCTTACTGATGAAAACGGTAACGATATTATTTACGAGCATCAAGGTGAAGAGTATTTAGCTGCTCAAATTGATTACACGTTGGGCAAGATATTAGAGAAACATATAGATTAA
- a CDS encoding DUF3873 family protein, producing the protein MNSINKNGCSVCQSGKENYTTYNTKLRGKRVRMHQYDYRTESGELFSCCAPTLEACRERRDIWLSSRQ; encoded by the coding sequence ATGAACTCAATAAACAAAAACGGTTGCAGTGTATGCCAGTCCGGTAAAGAGAATTACACTACCTACAACACCAAGTTGAGAGGTAAGAGAGTGAGAATGCACCAGTACGACTATCGTACTGAAAGTGGTGAGCTATTCTCTTGTTGTGCGCCTACCTTAGAGGCATGCAGAGAAAGACGTGATATTTGGCTTAGTTCACGACAATAA
- a CDS encoding helix-turn-helix transcriptional regulator → MDLRIKEIMSERNVTSAWLAEKVGISKVAVSNIVTGKSSPSLDNIIKIADALNVSIAELIGEEKNDNTITCPHCGKKIKIEKGE, encoded by the coding sequence ATGGATTTGAGAATAAAAGAAATAATGAGCGAGCGAAACGTCACTTCTGCTTGGCTTGCAGAAAAAGTTGGTATTTCAAAGGTTGCAGTTAGCAATATTGTGACCGGGAAATCGTCACCATCTCTTGATAATATCATAAAGATTGCGGATGCTTTGAATGTATCTATAGCAGAATTGATAGGAGAAGAAAAGAACGATAACACTATCACTTGTCCTCACTGCGGAAAGAAAATTAAAATAGAGAAAGGAGAATAA
- a CDS encoding DUF2441 domain-containing protein encodes MIQTVNNAIFYHICIYEDYRLQVNQSYNTKGINRTYSKCKKEKQEIESKFEECRLQNYSNLPSRKNCFYVCLEKDVEIWLKELIRHHRYGYQIFKLSCSGFIFWADSYLFSDEDIRNPQKYWNGCSPSDYNCLVEGLFIGDYDVIEDCTHNFRSPM; translated from the coding sequence ATGATACAAACAGTAAACAATGCAATATTTTATCACATATGTATATATGAGGATTACAGACTGCAAGTTAATCAATCATACAATACAAAAGGCATTAATAGAACATACTCTAAATGCAAAAAGGAAAAACAGGAAATAGAATCAAAGTTTGAAGAGTGCAGATTACAAAACTACTCCAATTTGCCAAGTAGAAAGAATTGTTTTTATGTATGTTTGGAGAAGGATGTTGAAATATGGCTGAAAGAATTAATTAGACACCATAGGTATGGCTATCAAATATTTAAACTTTCATGTTCAGGTTTTATATTTTGGGCAGATTCATATCTTTTCAGCGATGAAGATATTAGAAATCCACAAAAATATTGGAATGGTTGTTCTCCTTCCGATTATAACTGTCTTGTAGAAGGATTATTCATTGGAGACTATGATGTAATTGAAGATTGTACACATAACTTTAGAAGCCCTATGTGA
- a CDS encoding DUF551 domain-containing protein: MSELIKEAIKEINHSYATIVDGELVYQRSAMLNMFRKGAEWQSGQSPWISVKERLPDDNENIIIMCEHGAIFNGIYCNNVWFCMDGYINDSFNGNPIYSSMVSIPPLWKPVAWMPIPEFNE; the protein is encoded by the coding sequence ATGAGTGAATTAATAAAAGAAGCTATTAAAGAAATCAATCATAGCTATGCAACTATAGTTGATGGCGAGTTGGTTTATCAAAGGAGTGCAATGCTTAATATGTTTCGTAAAGGTGCAGAATGGCAATCCGGACAATCTCCGTGGATTAGCGTAAAAGAACGATTGCCGGATGATAACGAGAATATTATTATCATGTGCGAGCATGGAGCGATATTTAATGGTATATACTGCAATAATGTGTGGTTCTGCATGGATGGTTATATAAATGATTCGTTTAATGGTAATCCTATTTATTCATCTATGGTAAGTATTCCGCCATTATGGAAGCCTGTTGCATGGATGCCGATACCTGAGTTTAACGAATAA
- a CDS encoding YopX family protein, with protein sequence MRAIKFRGKRVNGGEWVKSMTISHGSIKRKMYELFFEISPDKWVGVIPETVGQFIGLLDKNGKEIYEGDIIQDGSNSVGVIMWFSTGWGIASYSHGFDGLKSYTAIDNFYSDEVKEWSVIGNAFENSALING encoded by the coding sequence ATGAGAGCAATAAAATTTAGAGGTAAACGTGTGAACGGGGGTGAATGGGTTAAAAGCATGACCATTTCTCATGGTTCTATTAAACGAAAGATGTATGAACTATTTTTTGAAATCAGTCCTGATAAGTGGGTTGGTGTTATACCTGAAACTGTAGGTCAATTCATCGGTTTACTTGACAAGAATGGTAAAGAGATTTACGAAGGTGACATCATTCAGGATGGAAGTAACTCCGTTGGAGTAATTATGTGGTTTTCCACAGGTTGGGGAATTGCATCTTATTCCCACGGGTTTGATGGGCTAAAAAGCTATACAGCAATTGATAACTTTTATTCGGATGAAGTAAAAGAGTGGAGTGTTATAGGCAACGCGTTTGAAAACTCTGCATTAATAAACGGATAA
- a CDS encoding DUF551 domain-containing protein → MKQTVEEAAREYANENCWIPEELHDSEIPDYIEHFAKHFMAGAEWQAKQSSWISVKERLPEESEFVLCRMVSNEAIVSGYIFVSPDGLPCVATLPNFEFDDYGGYVCDMWMPIPKFN, encoded by the coding sequence ATGAAACAGACAGTAGAAGAAGCTGCAAGGGAATATGCAAATGAAAATTGCTGGATACCAGAAGAACTTCATGATTCAGAGATTCCCGATTATATAGAACATTTTGCCAAGCACTTTATGGCTGGTGCAGAATGGCAGGCTAAGCAATCTTCTTGGATAAGTGTAAAGGAACGGTTGCCAGAGGAGAGCGAATTTGTGCTTTGTCGAATGGTATCAAATGAAGCTATTGTTAGTGGATATATATTTGTTTCACCTGACGGGTTGCCATGTGTAGCAACTCTACCTAACTTTGAATTTGACGACTATGGTGGGTATGTGTGTGATATGTGGATGCCAATACCGAAGTTTAACTAA